From one Aeropyrum camini SY1 = JCM 12091 genomic stretch:
- a CDS encoding alpha/beta fold hydrolase, whose protein sequence is MAFHRVAAAVFLLLLFIGYINLYTVLDPSQDTYITPPPLGEDLYRELWGFDWSRGLDVRVESFEAASYRGSTISVAKISFSLLPGTPDCRIYGWLYGSPSSEGPWILLVHGLGGDHTFFEETLGGYKIAYELALRGFKVLSIDAAGHGESCIPGGESWRDRATTLEPGEFFLYYVYLSGVRAVEAAEALGAEPGRIAVMGVSMGGLTSYTVASLHPSVTLAIPIVASGCLSCMIQSGGLANLVGPSDAPVDGETVEKLSSSDPLSYIKLAASKGLLEGKAFYILFSGHDEYFPTEGLAATVEALRQAGATVAVAFSGNNNHYQPAPGWMDSALRVLEEFREGGVEAASALLREGSRAEAGWTTLLTGGVEWRPSSDGLAFLPGIPIIPLILGGEAVARASGEVLATSLPWSPPRIAPAVLLLAATVLAGFYASRQRLPRWPAAAAAAYATAAAYTIAYWHWPGRFSLGMLSLMERFGVTPSLTLGLPTLELMTLSAALTPLLAAAYLLSNSRWASIASAALYLALSLPPYILMRLVLGLVSENALQPIPATIIPVEAAYILILAAAIAAKRRATRGEGEA, encoded by the coding sequence TTGGCTTTCCATAGGGTTGCGGCGGCCGTATTCCTTCTGCTCCTCTTCATAGGCTACATAAACCTCTACACTGTCCTCGACCCCTCCCAAGACACCTACATAACCCCTCCCCCGCTCGGCGAGGACCTCTACCGGGAGCTATGGGGGTTCGACTGGTCGAGAGGGCTTGACGTTAGGGTTGAGAGCTTTGAGGCCGCGAGCTACAGGGGCTCCACTATAAGCGTGGCTAAAATATCCTTCAGCCTACTCCCCGGAACCCCCGACTGCAGGATATACGGGTGGCTATACGGCTCCCCCTCCTCTGAGGGTCCATGGATACTGCTAGTCCACGGCCTCGGGGGCGACCACACGTTCTTCGAAGAGACCCTAGGGGGGTATAAGATAGCCTACGAACTCGCTCTAAGGGGGTTTAAGGTGCTCTCCATAGACGCAGCGGGCCACGGGGAGTCCTGCATACCCGGCGGCGAGTCGTGGAGGGACAGGGCGACCACCCTGGAGCCCGGCGAGTTCTTCCTCTACTACGTCTACCTGAGCGGGGTCCGCGCGGTTGAAGCTGCCGAGGCGTTGGGGGCGGAGCCAGGTAGAATAGCGGTTATGGGCGTCTCCATGGGCGGCCTCACCAGCTACACTGTAGCCTCCCTACACCCCAGCGTCACGCTAGCCATACCGATAGTGGCCTCGGGCTGCCTATCCTGCATGATCCAGTCGGGCGGGCTGGCGAACCTCGTAGGCCCCTCCGACGCCCCGGTCGACGGGGAGACGGTTGAGAAGCTCTCATCCTCAGACCCCCTCTCCTACATAAAGCTTGCAGCCAGCAAGGGCCTCCTAGAGGGTAAGGCGTTCTACATACTCTTCTCCGGCCACGACGAGTACTTCCCCACAGAGGGTCTAGCCGCCACCGTTGAGGCATTGAGGCAGGCCGGGGCCACTGTCGCAGTCGCCTTCAGCGGCAACAACAACCACTACCAGCCCGCCCCCGGCTGGATGGACTCGGCCCTCAGGGTGCTGGAGGAGTTCAGAGAGGGCGGAGTGGAGGCTGCATCAGCCCTCCTCCGAGAGGGCTCTCGGGCCGAGGCGGGGTGGACAACCCTCCTTACGGGGGGCGTGGAGTGGAGGCCCTCCAGCGACGGCCTAGCCTTCCTCCCGGGCATACCCATCATACCCCTCATACTCGGCGGTGAAGCGGTGGCCAGAGCCTCCGGCGAGGTCCTCGCAACCAGCCTACCCTGGAGCCCCCCCAGGATAGCCCCTGCGGTCCTCCTCCTCGCCGCCACGGTGCTCGCCGGCTTCTACGCCTCGAGACAACGGCTACCACGCTGGCCAGCGGCCGCGGCGGCGGCCTACGCCACGGCAGCCGCCTACACAATAGCCTACTGGCACTGGCCAGGCAGGTTCAGCCTGGGCATGCTCAGCCTGATGGAGAGGTTTGGGGTGACGCCCTCCCTCACCCTAGGCCTGCCAACGTTGGAGCTCATGACGCTATCAGCAGCCCTCACACCCCTACTGGCGGCTGCATATCTACTCTCAAACAGCAGGTGGGCCTCGATAGCCTCTGCCGCCCTCTACCTCGCCCTATCCCTCCCACCCTACATACTAATGAGGCTCGTCCTCGGCCTTGTCAGCGAGAACGCCCTCCAACCAATACCCGCCACGATAATACCGGTGGAGGCGGCCTACATACTCATACTCGCCGCAGCCATAGCGGCGAAGAGAAGGGCAACCCGGGGAGAGGGGGAGGCGTAA